In Chelonia mydas isolate rCheMyd1 chromosome 19, rCheMyd1.pri.v2, whole genome shotgun sequence, the following are encoded in one genomic region:
- the SRRM1 gene encoding serine/arginine repetitive matrix protein 1 isoform X9, whose amino-acid sequence MDAGFFRGTSAEQDNRFSNKQKKLLKQLKFAECLEKKVDMSKVNLEVIKPWITKRVTEILGFEDDVVIEFIFNQLEVKNPDSKMMQINLTGFLNGKNAREFMGELWPLLLSAQENIAGIPSAFLELKKEEIKQRQIEQEKLASMKKQDEDKDKRDKEDKDSREKRDRSRSPRRRKSRSPSPRRRSSPVRRERKRSHSRSPRHRTKSRSVTPAPEKKEETPEPEPSVQAKETLIQEATSTSDILKVPKPEPVPDTKETSPERNSKKEREKEKEKTRQRSPSRSKSRSRSRSHSPSHSRPRRRHRSRSRSYSPRRRPSPRRRPSPRRRSPPRRMPPPPRHRRSRSPLRRRRRSSASLSGSSSSSSSSRSRSPPKKPPKRIVSSPPRKTRKLSPSASPPRRRHRPSPPASSPPKPRRSPTPQQSNRGRKVRGSISPGRASAPKHKSIEKRESPSPAPKPRKVELSESEDKGGKMAAADSVQQRRQYRRQNQQSSSDSGSSSSSEEERPKRSNVKNGEVGRRRRHSHSPSPSPRKRQKDSSPRMQMGKRWQSPMIKSRRRRSPSPPPARRRRSPSPAPPPRRRRSPSLPRRRSPSPPPRRRSPTPRRYSPPIQRRYSPSPPPKRRTATPPPLPKRRASPSPQPKRRISHSPPPKQRSSPVAKRRSPSLSSKHRKGSPSSRSNRETRSPLQNKRHSPSPRPRASHTSSSPPPLRRGTSSSPKRRQSPSPSTRPIRRVSRTPEPKKTKASTPSPQSVRRVSSSRSASGSPEPAPKKHQAPPSPTRSRSPSTNWSPPPVKKAQSPTQSPSPARNSDQEGGGKKKKKKKDKKHKKDKKHKKHKKHKKEKAAAAAAAAATSAATSSAQEDPEAETEPKKETESEAEDNLDDLEKHLREKALRSMRKAQVSPPS is encoded by the exons ATGGATGCGGGCTTCTTCCGC GGAACAAGTGCGGAGCAGGACAATCGCTTCAGCAACAAACAGAAGAAGCTCTTGAAGCAGCTGAAATTTGCAGAATGTCTAGAAAAGAAA GTGGACATGAGCAAAGTAAACCTGGAAGTAATCAAGCCATGGATAACAAAACGAGTAACGGAAATCCTTGGATTTGAAGATGATGTAGTAATTGAATTTATATTCAACCAGTTGGAAGTGAAG AATCCAGATTCCAAAATGATGCAAATCAACCTGACTGGGTTTTTGAATGGGAAAAATGCTAGAGAGTTCAtgggtgaactgtggccactgctGTTAAGTGCACAAGAAAACATTGCTGGTATTCCCTCTGCTTTCCTCGAGCtgaagaaagaagaaataaaacaaagacag ATTGAGCAAGAAAAGTTGGCTTCTATGAAGAAACAAGATGAAGACAAGGACAAGAGGGACAAAGAGGACAAAGACAGCAGAGAAAAAAGGGACAGATCCAGAAGCCCAAGAAG ACGCAAGTCAAGGTCTCCTTCCCCTAGAAGGAGATCGTCTCCggtcagaagagagagaaagcgTAGCCACTCTCGATCACCTCGTCACAGAACCAAGAGCCGTAGTGTTACTCCTGCACCAGAAAAAAAAGAGGAGACTCCAGAGCCAGAGCCTTCAGTGCAGGCAAAGGAAACTTTGATTCAAGAGGCAACATCAACTAG TGATATACTGAAAGTTCCCAAACCTGAACCTGTACCAGATACTAAAGAAACTTCCCCAGAACGAAattcaaagaaagagagagagaaagaaaaagagaagactcGTCAAAGATCACCATCCCGTTCCAAATCAAGGTCAAGATCTCGCTCACATTCCCCTTCTCATTCTAGACCAAGAAGGCGTCATAGATCACGGTCAAG GTCTTACTCCCCTAGAAGGCGGCCAAGCCCAAGACGACGACCATCTCCTAGGAGAAGGAGTCCTCCAAGGCGCATGCCTCCCCCACCCAGACACAGAAGAAGTAGATCCCCTCTGAGGCG GAGAAGACGGTCATCGGCATCTTTATCTGGAAGcagctcttcttcctcctcttcacgCTCTCGATCGCCGCCAAAAAAACCACCTAAAAGAATTGTATCCAGTCCTCCTCGCAAAACACGTAAACTGTCTCCTTCTGCCAGccctcctaggcggaggcacaggCCTTCCCCACCAGCAAGTTCGCCTCCAAAGCCACGCAGGTCTCCAACACCTCAGCAGTCAAATCGTGGAAGAAAAGTTCGTGGTTCTATTTCTCCAGGCAGAGCCTCAG CACCTAAACATAAGAGTATTGAAAAAAGAGAGTCTCCCTCACCAGCGCCAAAACCTAGAAAAGTAGAATTGTCTGAATCAG AAGACAAAGGTGGAAAAATGGCTGCAGCAGATTCTGTGCAACAGAGACGTCAGTACAGAAGGCAAAACCAGCAGTCTTCATCTG aCTCTGGTtcttcatcttcctctgaagagGAACGACCAAAAAGATCAAATGTGAAGAATGGTGAAGTGGGTAGGCGCAGACGACACTCGCATAGTCCATCACCTTCTCCACGGAAACGACAAAAGGACTCTTCCCCTCG GATGCAGATGGGAAAGAGGTGGCAATCACCAATGATTAAAAG taggaggaggaggagtccaTCACCACCACCTGCCAGAAGACGGCGCtctccttctcctgcccctcctccaaggcGGCGCAGATCGCCTTCATTGCCTCGCCGAAG GTCTCCATCACCACCTCCTCGCAGGCGCTCACCTACTCCCAGACGATATTCTCCTCCAATACAGAGACGAtactctccttccccacctcctaaGCGAAGAACagcaactccccctccccttccaaaaCGAAGGGCATCACCTTCTCCACAACCCAAGCGCAGAATCTCGCATTCTCCCccaccaaaacaaagaagttctCCTGTGGCAAAGAGGCGTTCCCCATCGCTATCTTCCAAGCATAGGAAAGGTTCTCCTTCCAGCAGGTCTAATCGTGAAACCCGATCCCCACTACAAAACAAACGGCATTCACCATCTCCACGGCCTAGAGCTTCACATACCTCTTCAAGTCCACCGCCTCTGCGAAGGGGAACTTCATCTTCACCCAAACGGAGACAGTCTCCATCTCCAAGTACTAGACCCATCAGGAGAGTGTCAAGGACCCCAGAACCCAAAAAGACAAA ggcTTCCACACCAAGTCCACAGTCTGTGAGAAGGGTGTCTTCATCCAGGTCTGCGTCAGGATCACCTGAGCCAGCACCTAAGAAACACCAAGCACCTCCATCCCCTACTCGGTCTCGATCCCCCTCCACTAACTGGTCGCCACCACCTGTGAAAAAGGCTCAAAGTCCTACGCAGAGTCCATCCCCTGCAAGG AATTCTGACCAGGAAGGTggtgggaagaaaaagaagaaaaagaaggatAAGAAGCATAAAAAGGACAAAAAGCACAAGAAACACAAAAAACATAAGAAAGAgaaggctgcagctgctgcagcagctgctgctacttCAGCGGCTACTTCATCAGCCCAGGAAGACCCAGAAGCAGAGACAGAGCCCAAAAAG GAGACAGAGAGCGAAGCAGAAGATAACCTGGatgatttagaaaaacatctgcgAGAGAAGGCACTGAGGTCGATGAGGAAGGCACAAGTGTCCCCACCATCTTAG
- the SRRM1 gene encoding serine/arginine repetitive matrix protein 1 isoform X17 → MDAGFFRGTSAEQDNRFSNKQKKLLKQLKFAECLEKKVDMSKVNLEVIKPWITKRVTEILGFEDDVVIEFIFNQLEVKNPDSKMMQINLTGFLNGKNAREFMGELWPLLLSAQENIAGIPSAFLELKKEEIKQRQIEQEKLASMKKQDEDKDKRDKEDKDSREKRDRSRSPRRNCLFPRRKSRSPSPRRRSSPVRRERKRSHSRSPRHRTKSRSVTPAPEKKEETPEPEPSVQAKETLIQEATSTSDILKVPKPEPVPDTKETSPERNSKKEREKEKEKTRQRSPSRSKSRSRSRSHSPSHSRPRRRHRSRSRRRPSPRRRPSPRRRSPPRRMPPPPRHRRSRSPLRRRRRSSASLSGSSSSSSSSRSRSPPKKPPKRIVSSPPRKTRKLSPSASPPRRRHRPSPPASSPPKPRRSPTPQQSNRGRKVRGSISPGRASAPKHKSIEKRESPSPAPKPRKVELSESEEDKGGKMAAADSVQQRRQYRRQNQQSSSDSGSSSSSEEERPKRSNVKNGEVGRRRRHSHSPSPSPRKRQKDSSPRRRRRSPSPPPARRRRSPSPAPPPRRRRSPSLPRRRSPSPPPRRRSPTPRRYSPPIQRRYSPSPPPKRRTATPPPLPKRRASPSPQPKRRISHSPPPKQRSSPVAKRRSPSLSSKHRKGSPSSRSNRETRSPLQNKRHSPSPRPRASHTSSSPPPLRRGTSSSPKRRQSPSPSTRPIRRVSRTPEPKKTKASTPSPQSVRRVSSSRSASGSPEPAPKKHQAPPSPTRSRSPSTNWSPPPVKKAQSPTQSPSPARNSDQEGGGKKKKKKKDKKHKKDKKHKKHKKHKKEKAAAAAAAAATSAATSSAQEDPEAETEPKKETESEAEDNLDDLEKHLREKALRSMRKAQVSPPS, encoded by the exons ATGGATGCGGGCTTCTTCCGC GGAACAAGTGCGGAGCAGGACAATCGCTTCAGCAACAAACAGAAGAAGCTCTTGAAGCAGCTGAAATTTGCAGAATGTCTAGAAAAGAAA GTGGACATGAGCAAAGTAAACCTGGAAGTAATCAAGCCATGGATAACAAAACGAGTAACGGAAATCCTTGGATTTGAAGATGATGTAGTAATTGAATTTATATTCAACCAGTTGGAAGTGAAG AATCCAGATTCCAAAATGATGCAAATCAACCTGACTGGGTTTTTGAATGGGAAAAATGCTAGAGAGTTCAtgggtgaactgtggccactgctGTTAAGTGCACAAGAAAACATTGCTGGTATTCCCTCTGCTTTCCTCGAGCtgaagaaagaagaaataaaacaaagacag ATTGAGCAAGAAAAGTTGGCTTCTATGAAGAAACAAGATGAAGACAAGGACAAGAGGGACAAAGAGGACAAAGACAGCAGAGAAAAAAGGGACAGATCCAGAAGCCCAAGAAG AAATTGTCTCTTTCCTAGACGCAAGTCAAGGTCTCCTTCCCCTAGAAGGAGATCGTCTCCggtcagaagagagagaaagcgTAGCCACTCTCGATCACCTCGTCACAGAACCAAGAGCCGTAGTGTTACTCCTGCACCAGAAAAAAAAGAGGAGACTCCAGAGCCAGAGCCTTCAGTGCAGGCAAAGGAAACTTTGATTCAAGAGGCAACATCAACTAG TGATATACTGAAAGTTCCCAAACCTGAACCTGTACCAGATACTAAAGAAACTTCCCCAGAACGAAattcaaagaaagagagagagaaagaaaaagagaagactcGTCAAAGATCACCATCCCGTTCCAAATCAAGGTCAAGATCTCGCTCACATTCCCCTTCTCATTCTAGACCAAGAAGGCGTCATAGATCACGGTCAAG AAGGCGGCCAAGCCCAAGACGACGACCATCTCCTAGGAGAAGGAGTCCTCCAAGGCGCATGCCTCCCCCACCCAGACACAGAAGAAGTAGATCCCCTCTGAGGCG GAGAAGACGGTCATCGGCATCTTTATCTGGAAGcagctcttcttcctcctcttcacgCTCTCGATCGCCGCCAAAAAAACCACCTAAAAGAATTGTATCCAGTCCTCCTCGCAAAACACGTAAACTGTCTCCTTCTGCCAGccctcctaggcggaggcacaggCCTTCCCCACCAGCAAGTTCGCCTCCAAAGCCACGCAGGTCTCCAACACCTCAGCAGTCAAATCGTGGAAGAAAAGTTCGTGGTTCTATTTCTCCAGGCAGAGCCTCAG CACCTAAACATAAGAGTATTGAAAAAAGAGAGTCTCCCTCACCAGCGCCAAAACCTAGAAAAGTAGAATTGTCTGAATCAG AAGAAGACAAAGGTGGAAAAATGGCTGCAGCAGATTCTGTGCAACAGAGACGTCAGTACAGAAGGCAAAACCAGCAGTCTTCATCTG aCTCTGGTtcttcatcttcctctgaagagGAACGACCAAAAAGATCAAATGTGAAGAATGGTGAAGTGGGTAGGCGCAGACGACACTCGCATAGTCCATCACCTTCTCCACGGAAACGACAAAAGGACTCTTCCCCTCG taggaggaggaggagtccaTCACCACCACCTGCCAGAAGACGGCGCtctccttctcctgcccctcctccaaggcGGCGCAGATCGCCTTCATTGCCTCGCCGAAG GTCTCCATCACCACCTCCTCGCAGGCGCTCACCTACTCCCAGACGATATTCTCCTCCAATACAGAGACGAtactctccttccccacctcctaaGCGAAGAACagcaactccccctccccttccaaaaCGAAGGGCATCACCTTCTCCACAACCCAAGCGCAGAATCTCGCATTCTCCCccaccaaaacaaagaagttctCCTGTGGCAAAGAGGCGTTCCCCATCGCTATCTTCCAAGCATAGGAAAGGTTCTCCTTCCAGCAGGTCTAATCGTGAAACCCGATCCCCACTACAAAACAAACGGCATTCACCATCTCCACGGCCTAGAGCTTCACATACCTCTTCAAGTCCACCGCCTCTGCGAAGGGGAACTTCATCTTCACCCAAACGGAGACAGTCTCCATCTCCAAGTACTAGACCCATCAGGAGAGTGTCAAGGACCCCAGAACCCAAAAAGACAAA ggcTTCCACACCAAGTCCACAGTCTGTGAGAAGGGTGTCTTCATCCAGGTCTGCGTCAGGATCACCTGAGCCAGCACCTAAGAAACACCAAGCACCTCCATCCCCTACTCGGTCTCGATCCCCCTCCACTAACTGGTCGCCACCACCTGTGAAAAAGGCTCAAAGTCCTACGCAGAGTCCATCCCCTGCAAGG AATTCTGACCAGGAAGGTggtgggaagaaaaagaagaaaaagaaggatAAGAAGCATAAAAAGGACAAAAAGCACAAGAAACACAAAAAACATAAGAAAGAgaaggctgcagctgctgcagcagctgctgctacttCAGCGGCTACTTCATCAGCCCAGGAAGACCCAGAAGCAGAGACAGAGCCCAAAAAG GAGACAGAGAGCGAAGCAGAAGATAACCTGGatgatttagaaaaacatctgcgAGAGAAGGCACTGAGGTCGATGAGGAAGGCACAAGTGTCCCCACCATCTTAG
- the SRRM1 gene encoding serine/arginine repetitive matrix protein 1 isoform X25, producing the protein MDAGFFRGTSAEQDNRFSNKQKKLLKQLKFAECLEKKVDMSKVNLEVIKPWITKRVTEILGFEDDVVIEFIFNQLEVKNPDSKMMQINLTGFLNGKNAREFMGELWPLLLSAQENIAGIPSAFLELKKEEIKQRQIEQEKLASMKKQDEDKDKRDKEDKDSREKRDRSRSPRRRKSRSPSPRRRSSPVRRERKRSHSRSPRHRTKSRSVTPAPEKKEETPEPEPSVQAKETLIQEATSTSDILKVPKPEPVPDTKETSPERNSKKEREKEKEKTRQRSPSRSKSRSRSRSHSPSHSRPRRRHRSRSRRRPSPRRRPSPRRRSPPRRMPPPPRHRRSRSPLRRRRRSSASLSGSSSSSSSSRSRSPPKKPPKRIVSSPPRKTRKLSPSASPPRRRHRPSPPASSPPKPRRSPTPQQSNRGRKVRGSISPGRASAPKHKSIEKRESPSPAPKPRKVELSESEEDKGGKMAAADSVQQRRQYRRQNQQSSSDSGSSSSSEEERPKRSNVKNGEVGRRRRHSHSPSPSPRKRQKDSSPRRRRRSPSPPPARRRRSPSPAPPPRRRRSPSLPRRRSPSPPPRRRSPTPRRYSPPIQRRYSPSPPPKRRTATPPPLPKRRASPSPQPKRRISHSPPPKQRSSPVAKRRSPSLSSKHRKGSPSSRSNRETRSPLQNKRHSPSPRPRASHTSSSPPPLRRGTSSSPKRRQSPSPSTRPIRRVSRTPEPKKTKASTPSPQSVRRVSSSRSASGSPEPAPKKHQAPPSPTRSRSPSTNWSPPPVKKAQSPTQSPSPARNSDQEGGGKKKKKKKDKKHKKDKKHKKHKKHKKEKAAAAAAAAATSAATSSAQEDPEAETEPKKETESEAEDNLDDLEKHLREKALRSMRKAQVSPPS; encoded by the exons ATGGATGCGGGCTTCTTCCGC GGAACAAGTGCGGAGCAGGACAATCGCTTCAGCAACAAACAGAAGAAGCTCTTGAAGCAGCTGAAATTTGCAGAATGTCTAGAAAAGAAA GTGGACATGAGCAAAGTAAACCTGGAAGTAATCAAGCCATGGATAACAAAACGAGTAACGGAAATCCTTGGATTTGAAGATGATGTAGTAATTGAATTTATATTCAACCAGTTGGAAGTGAAG AATCCAGATTCCAAAATGATGCAAATCAACCTGACTGGGTTTTTGAATGGGAAAAATGCTAGAGAGTTCAtgggtgaactgtggccactgctGTTAAGTGCACAAGAAAACATTGCTGGTATTCCCTCTGCTTTCCTCGAGCtgaagaaagaagaaataaaacaaagacag ATTGAGCAAGAAAAGTTGGCTTCTATGAAGAAACAAGATGAAGACAAGGACAAGAGGGACAAAGAGGACAAAGACAGCAGAGAAAAAAGGGACAGATCCAGAAGCCCAAGAAG ACGCAAGTCAAGGTCTCCTTCCCCTAGAAGGAGATCGTCTCCggtcagaagagagagaaagcgTAGCCACTCTCGATCACCTCGTCACAGAACCAAGAGCCGTAGTGTTACTCCTGCACCAGAAAAAAAAGAGGAGACTCCAGAGCCAGAGCCTTCAGTGCAGGCAAAGGAAACTTTGATTCAAGAGGCAACATCAACTAG TGATATACTGAAAGTTCCCAAACCTGAACCTGTACCAGATACTAAAGAAACTTCCCCAGAACGAAattcaaagaaagagagagagaaagaaaaagagaagactcGTCAAAGATCACCATCCCGTTCCAAATCAAGGTCAAGATCTCGCTCACATTCCCCTTCTCATTCTAGACCAAGAAGGCGTCATAGATCACGGTCAAG AAGGCGGCCAAGCCCAAGACGACGACCATCTCCTAGGAGAAGGAGTCCTCCAAGGCGCATGCCTCCCCCACCCAGACACAGAAGAAGTAGATCCCCTCTGAGGCG GAGAAGACGGTCATCGGCATCTTTATCTGGAAGcagctcttcttcctcctcttcacgCTCTCGATCGCCGCCAAAAAAACCACCTAAAAGAATTGTATCCAGTCCTCCTCGCAAAACACGTAAACTGTCTCCTTCTGCCAGccctcctaggcggaggcacaggCCTTCCCCACCAGCAAGTTCGCCTCCAAAGCCACGCAGGTCTCCAACACCTCAGCAGTCAAATCGTGGAAGAAAAGTTCGTGGTTCTATTTCTCCAGGCAGAGCCTCAG CACCTAAACATAAGAGTATTGAAAAAAGAGAGTCTCCCTCACCAGCGCCAAAACCTAGAAAAGTAGAATTGTCTGAATCAG AAGAAGACAAAGGTGGAAAAATGGCTGCAGCAGATTCTGTGCAACAGAGACGTCAGTACAGAAGGCAAAACCAGCAGTCTTCATCTG aCTCTGGTtcttcatcttcctctgaagagGAACGACCAAAAAGATCAAATGTGAAGAATGGTGAAGTGGGTAGGCGCAGACGACACTCGCATAGTCCATCACCTTCTCCACGGAAACGACAAAAGGACTCTTCCCCTCG taggaggaggaggagtccaTCACCACCACCTGCCAGAAGACGGCGCtctccttctcctgcccctcctccaaggcGGCGCAGATCGCCTTCATTGCCTCGCCGAAG GTCTCCATCACCACCTCCTCGCAGGCGCTCACCTACTCCCAGACGATATTCTCCTCCAATACAGAGACGAtactctccttccccacctcctaaGCGAAGAACagcaactccccctccccttccaaaaCGAAGGGCATCACCTTCTCCACAACCCAAGCGCAGAATCTCGCATTCTCCCccaccaaaacaaagaagttctCCTGTGGCAAAGAGGCGTTCCCCATCGCTATCTTCCAAGCATAGGAAAGGTTCTCCTTCCAGCAGGTCTAATCGTGAAACCCGATCCCCACTACAAAACAAACGGCATTCACCATCTCCACGGCCTAGAGCTTCACATACCTCTTCAAGTCCACCGCCTCTGCGAAGGGGAACTTCATCTTCACCCAAACGGAGACAGTCTCCATCTCCAAGTACTAGACCCATCAGGAGAGTGTCAAGGACCCCAGAACCCAAAAAGACAAA ggcTTCCACACCAAGTCCACAGTCTGTGAGAAGGGTGTCTTCATCCAGGTCTGCGTCAGGATCACCTGAGCCAGCACCTAAGAAACACCAAGCACCTCCATCCCCTACTCGGTCTCGATCCCCCTCCACTAACTGGTCGCCACCACCTGTGAAAAAGGCTCAAAGTCCTACGCAGAGTCCATCCCCTGCAAGG AATTCTGACCAGGAAGGTggtgggaagaaaaagaagaaaaagaaggatAAGAAGCATAAAAAGGACAAAAAGCACAAGAAACACAAAAAACATAAGAAAGAgaaggctgcagctgctgcagcagctgctgctacttCAGCGGCTACTTCATCAGCCCAGGAAGACCCAGAAGCAGAGACAGAGCCCAAAAAG GAGACAGAGAGCGAAGCAGAAGATAACCTGGatgatttagaaaaacatctgcgAGAGAAGGCACTGAGGTCGATGAGGAAGGCACAAGTGTCCCCACCATCTTAG
- the SRRM1 gene encoding serine/arginine repetitive matrix protein 1 isoform X11, with protein MDAGFFRGTSAEQDNRFSNKQKKLLKQLKFAECLEKKVDMSKVNLEVIKPWITKRVTEILGFEDDVVIEFIFNQLEVKNPDSKMMQINLTGFLNGKNAREFMGELWPLLLSAQENIAGIPSAFLELKKEEIKQRQIEQEKLASMKKQDEDKDKRDKEDKDSREKRDRSRSPRRRKSRSPSPRRRSSPVRRERKRSHSRSPRHRTKSRSVTPAPEKKEETPEPEPSVQAKETLIQEATSTSDILKVPKPEPVPDTKETSPERNSKKEREKEKEKTRQRSPSRSKSRSRSRSHSPSHSRPRRRHRSRSRRRPSPRRRPSPRRRSPPRRMPPPPRHRRSRSPLRRRRRSSASLSGSSSSSSSSRSRSPPKKPPKRIVSSPPRKTRKLSPSASPPRRRHRPSPPASSPPKPRRSPTPQQSNRGRKVRGSISPGRASAPKHKSIEKRESPSPAPKPRKVELSESEEDKGGKMAAADSVQQRRQYRRQNQQSSSDSGSSSSSEEERPKRSNVKNGEVGRRRRHSHSPSPSPRKRQKDSSPRMQMGKRWQSPMIKSRRRRSPSPPPARRRRSPSPAPPPRRRRSPSLPRRRSPSPPPRRRSPTPRRYSPPIQRRYSPSPPPKRRTATPPPLPKRRASPSPQPKRRISHSPPPKQRSSPVAKRRSPSLSSKHRKGSPSSRSNRETRSPLQNKRHSPSPRPRASHTSSSPPPLRRGTSSSPKRRQSPSPSTRPIRRVSRTPEPKKTKASTPSPQSVRRVSSSRSASGSPEPAPKKHQAPPSPTRSRSPSTNWSPPPVKKAQSPTQSPSPARNSDQEGGGKKKKKKKDKKHKKDKKHKKHKKHKKEKAAAAAAAAATSAATSSAQEDPEAETEPKKETESEAEDNLDDLEKHLREKALRSMRKAQVSPPS; from the exons ATGGATGCGGGCTTCTTCCGC GGAACAAGTGCGGAGCAGGACAATCGCTTCAGCAACAAACAGAAGAAGCTCTTGAAGCAGCTGAAATTTGCAGAATGTCTAGAAAAGAAA GTGGACATGAGCAAAGTAAACCTGGAAGTAATCAAGCCATGGATAACAAAACGAGTAACGGAAATCCTTGGATTTGAAGATGATGTAGTAATTGAATTTATATTCAACCAGTTGGAAGTGAAG AATCCAGATTCCAAAATGATGCAAATCAACCTGACTGGGTTTTTGAATGGGAAAAATGCTAGAGAGTTCAtgggtgaactgtggccactgctGTTAAGTGCACAAGAAAACATTGCTGGTATTCCCTCTGCTTTCCTCGAGCtgaagaaagaagaaataaaacaaagacag ATTGAGCAAGAAAAGTTGGCTTCTATGAAGAAACAAGATGAAGACAAGGACAAGAGGGACAAAGAGGACAAAGACAGCAGAGAAAAAAGGGACAGATCCAGAAGCCCAAGAAG ACGCAAGTCAAGGTCTCCTTCCCCTAGAAGGAGATCGTCTCCggtcagaagagagagaaagcgTAGCCACTCTCGATCACCTCGTCACAGAACCAAGAGCCGTAGTGTTACTCCTGCACCAGAAAAAAAAGAGGAGACTCCAGAGCCAGAGCCTTCAGTGCAGGCAAAGGAAACTTTGATTCAAGAGGCAACATCAACTAG TGATATACTGAAAGTTCCCAAACCTGAACCTGTACCAGATACTAAAGAAACTTCCCCAGAACGAAattcaaagaaagagagagagaaagaaaaagagaagactcGTCAAAGATCACCATCCCGTTCCAAATCAAGGTCAAGATCTCGCTCACATTCCCCTTCTCATTCTAGACCAAGAAGGCGTCATAGATCACGGTCAAG AAGGCGGCCAAGCCCAAGACGACGACCATCTCCTAGGAGAAGGAGTCCTCCAAGGCGCATGCCTCCCCCACCCAGACACAGAAGAAGTAGATCCCCTCTGAGGCG GAGAAGACGGTCATCGGCATCTTTATCTGGAAGcagctcttcttcctcctcttcacgCTCTCGATCGCCGCCAAAAAAACCACCTAAAAGAATTGTATCCAGTCCTCCTCGCAAAACACGTAAACTGTCTCCTTCTGCCAGccctcctaggcggaggcacaggCCTTCCCCACCAGCAAGTTCGCCTCCAAAGCCACGCAGGTCTCCAACACCTCAGCAGTCAAATCGTGGAAGAAAAGTTCGTGGTTCTATTTCTCCAGGCAGAGCCTCAG CACCTAAACATAAGAGTATTGAAAAAAGAGAGTCTCCCTCACCAGCGCCAAAACCTAGAAAAGTAGAATTGTCTGAATCAG AAGAAGACAAAGGTGGAAAAATGGCTGCAGCAGATTCTGTGCAACAGAGACGTCAGTACAGAAGGCAAAACCAGCAGTCTTCATCTG aCTCTGGTtcttcatcttcctctgaagagGAACGACCAAAAAGATCAAATGTGAAGAATGGTGAAGTGGGTAGGCGCAGACGACACTCGCATAGTCCATCACCTTCTCCACGGAAACGACAAAAGGACTCTTCCCCTCG GATGCAGATGGGAAAGAGGTGGCAATCACCAATGATTAAAAG taggaggaggaggagtccaTCACCACCACCTGCCAGAAGACGGCGCtctccttctcctgcccctcctccaaggcGGCGCAGATCGCCTTCATTGCCTCGCCGAAG GTCTCCATCACCACCTCCTCGCAGGCGCTCACCTACTCCCAGACGATATTCTCCTCCAATACAGAGACGAtactctccttccccacctcctaaGCGAAGAACagcaactccccctccccttccaaaaCGAAGGGCATCACCTTCTCCACAACCCAAGCGCAGAATCTCGCATTCTCCCccaccaaaacaaagaagttctCCTGTGGCAAAGAGGCGTTCCCCATCGCTATCTTCCAAGCATAGGAAAGGTTCTCCTTCCAGCAGGTCTAATCGTGAAACCCGATCCCCACTACAAAACAAACGGCATTCACCATCTCCACGGCCTAGAGCTTCACATACCTCTTCAAGTCCACCGCCTCTGCGAAGGGGAACTTCATCTTCACCCAAACGGAGACAGTCTCCATCTCCAAGTACTAGACCCATCAGGAGAGTGTCAAGGACCCCAGAACCCAAAAAGACAAA ggcTTCCACACCAAGTCCACAGTCTGTGAGAAGGGTGTCTTCATCCAGGTCTGCGTCAGGATCACCTGAGCCAGCACCTAAGAAACACCAAGCACCTCCATCCCCTACTCGGTCTCGATCCCCCTCCACTAACTGGTCGCCACCACCTGTGAAAAAGGCTCAAAGTCCTACGCAGAGTCCATCCCCTGCAAGG AATTCTGACCAGGAAGGTggtgggaagaaaaagaagaaaaagaaggatAAGAAGCATAAAAAGGACAAAAAGCACAAGAAACACAAAAAACATAAGAAAGAgaaggctgcagctgctgcagcagctgctgctacttCAGCGGCTACTTCATCAGCCCAGGAAGACCCAGAAGCAGAGACAGAGCCCAAAAAG GAGACAGAGAGCGAAGCAGAAGATAACCTGGatgatttagaaaaacatctgcgAGAGAAGGCACTGAGGTCGATGAGGAAGGCACAAGTGTCCCCACCATCTTAG